From the Serratia nematodiphila DZ0503SBS1 genome, one window contains:
- a CDS encoding peptide ABC transporter substrate-binding protein, whose protein sequence is MTGKKMQRGFRLALCAAAIGACMSSAMAAQVPPGTALADKQEIVRHIKDEPASLDPIKAVGLPEAQLARDLFEGLVNQDANGKVIPGVATRWQTSDNQTYIFHLRKDARWSNGDPVTAKDFVYSWQRLVEPKNLSPFAWFAQLAGIQNAEQIISGKLPADRLGVSAPDDYTLKVQLDKPVPYFVSLTANFSLFPVNKAVVEKYGNDWTKVGNLVGNGAFKLQERVVNEKLVLTPNDHYWDHARTVLTKVTFVPINQESNATKRYLAGDIDITESFPKNMYQKLLKDIPGQVYTPDQLGTYYYAFNTQRAPTNDVRVRQALSYAIDRKIIAEKVLGTGEKPAYHFTPDVTAGFKPEASLLQQQSQAELDAQAKALLQAAGYGPNNPLKLTLLYNTSESHQKIAIAVASMWKKKLGIDVKLQNQEWKTYIDSRNTGNFDVIRASWVGDYNEASTFLSLLTSTHSGNIAKFKNADYDKLLAQAGRETNPAAVTADYNKMEQIIADQAPIAPIYQYTNGRLIKPWVKGYPITNPEDVAYSQTMYIIKH, encoded by the coding sequence ATGACGGGAAAAAAAATGCAACGGGGTTTTCGTTTGGCGCTCTGCGCGGCGGCGATCGGCGCCTGTATGAGCAGCGCCATGGCGGCGCAGGTTCCCCCGGGCACCGCGCTGGCGGACAAACAGGAAATCGTGCGCCACATTAAAGACGAACCGGCCTCGCTCGATCCGATCAAAGCGGTGGGCTTGCCGGAGGCTCAGCTGGCGCGCGATCTGTTCGAAGGGCTGGTCAATCAGGACGCCAACGGCAAAGTGATCCCCGGCGTCGCCACCCGCTGGCAGACCAGCGACAACCAGACTTATATCTTCCATCTGCGTAAAGACGCGCGGTGGTCAAATGGTGACCCTGTCACGGCAAAAGACTTCGTCTACAGCTGGCAGCGGCTGGTAGAACCGAAAAATTTGTCGCCGTTCGCCTGGTTCGCGCAGCTGGCGGGGATCCAGAACGCCGAGCAGATCATCAGCGGCAAACTGCCTGCCGATCGCTTGGGCGTATCGGCGCCGGATGACTACACGCTCAAGGTGCAGTTGGACAAGCCGGTGCCGTACTTCGTCAGCCTGACGGCCAACTTCAGCCTGTTCCCGGTGAACAAGGCGGTGGTGGAAAAATACGGCAACGACTGGACCAAGGTCGGCAATCTGGTGGGCAACGGCGCGTTCAAACTGCAGGAACGGGTGGTGAACGAGAAGCTGGTGCTGACGCCTAACGACCATTACTGGGATCATGCGCGCACCGTGCTGACCAAAGTGACCTTCGTGCCGATCAACCAGGAATCCAACGCCACCAAGCGTTACCTGGCGGGTGACATCGACATCACCGAATCCTTCCCGAAAAACATGTATCAGAAGCTGCTGAAAGACATTCCGGGGCAGGTGTACACCCCGGATCAATTGGGCACCTATTACTACGCGTTCAACACCCAGCGTGCGCCAACCAACGATGTGCGGGTGCGCCAGGCCTTGTCCTATGCCATCGATCGCAAGATTATCGCGGAAAAAGTGCTGGGCACCGGCGAAAAACCGGCCTATCACTTCACGCCGGATGTGACCGCCGGGTTCAAACCGGAAGCGAGCTTGCTGCAACAGCAATCGCAGGCGGAGCTGGACGCGCAGGCCAAAGCGTTGCTGCAGGCGGCCGGTTACGGCCCGAACAACCCGCTGAAGCTGACGCTGCTGTATAACACCTCGGAAAGCCACCAGAAGATCGCCATCGCCGTGGCCTCGATGTGGAAGAAAAAGCTGGGGATTGACGTCAAGTTGCAAAACCAAGAGTGGAAAACTTACATCGACAGCCGCAATACCGGCAATTTCGATGTGATCCGCGCCTCCTGGGTGGGTGACTATAACGAGGCGTCGACCTTCCTGTCGCTGCTGACCTCCACCCACAGCGGCAATATCGCCAAGTTCAAGAATGCGGACTACGACAAGCTGCTGGCGCAGGCGGGGCGGGAAACCAATCCGGCGGCGGTGACCGCCGATTACAACAAGATGGAACAGATCATTGCCGATCAGGCGCCGATCGCGCCGATATATCAATACACCAATGGCCGCCTGATCAAACCGTGGGTAAAAGGCTACCCGATCACCAATCCGGAAGACGTGGCCTATAGCCAAACGATGTATATTATAAAACACTGA